From Candoia aspera isolate rCanAsp1 chromosome 4, rCanAsp1.hap2, whole genome shotgun sequence, a single genomic window includes:
- the LOC134497480 gene encoding T-complex protein 1 subunit theta-like yields MASHVPMAPGLPQMLKAGMKYFSGLQETLFSNLMACKVLMRCLRTCYGPLGHNKLVVNHLGKTFHSSHAATILRELELENPVAYLLRSAAETQEEETGDGTNFVVLLAGALLENAEKLLRSGLPVVHIRAGYDMACKEVLRLLPGLVCFTLKNPHNLEEVQWVLQTIMGSKIFGCQKFLSRLVATACISVLPRDHSAFNPDLIHVFKVPGGGILDSHVLEGMIISTEPEGIIKRVEGARVAAYCCPFGLSRLQAKNTVVFERAAELKNFSRAEENLIVQQVLGLAKAGVNVLVVGGKVDEWALFHADRYKIMVVRLTSRVELQRLCKTVGATVLLKASLPSPEDIGHCYRVYTTEIGSTTVVVFSQHGTTCPLATVVLRGATSAMLHCLEEAIRDGVHAYKALGTDARLLPGAGATEMALSVRLSTLGMYYPGSEQYGILEFSQALKSLPATLADNSGLPVNEVMAKMEVQHQLGLQNTGIMLGVEEAATMDATKEGVLDPFLVKCRGILLATQIAVTLLGVNEVMVAKKSGGPKPRGENPNWDQEPDALD; encoded by the coding sequence ATGGCATCCCACGTCCCAATGGCCCCTGGTCTTCCTCAGATGCTCAAGGCAGGCATGAAGTACTTCAGCGGCTTGCAGGAGACCCTCTTCAGCAACCTGATGGCTTGCAAGGTGTTAATGCGCTGTCTGCGCACTTGCTACGGCCCCTTGGGGCACAACAAGCTGGTGGTCAACCACCTGGGCAAGACCTTCCACTCCTCCCACGCCGCCACCATTCTGAGGGAGCTGGAACTGGAGAACCCTGTGGCATATCTCTTGCGCTCAGCCGCTGAAACGCAAGAGGAAGAAACAGGAGACGGCACGAATTTTGTGGTCCTCCTGGCTGGAGCCCTGCTGGAGAACGCCGAGAAGCTGCTGCGGTCAGGGCTCCCGGTTGTCCACATTCGAGCTGGCTATGACATGGCTTGCAAAGAAGTTCTCCGGCTGTTGCCCGGCCTTGTCTGCTTCACGCTGAAAAACCCCCATAACCTGGAGGAGGTGCAGTGGGTATTGCAGACCATCATGGGCAGCAAAATCTTTGGCTGCCAGAAGTTCTTGTCCAGGCTGGTGGCCACGGCCTGCATCTCGGTGCTGCCTCGAGACCACTCAGCCTTCAACCCAGATCTCATCCATGTCTTCAAAGTCCCTGGGGGTGGCATCTTGGATTCCCACGTCCTGGAGGGGATGATCATCTCCACGGAGCCAGAGGGGATCATCAAGCGAGTAGAAGGAGCCCGTGTTGCGGCCTACTGTTGTCCTTTTGGCCTCTCCAGATTGCAAGCAAAGAACACGGTCGTGTTTGAAAGAGCTGCCGAGCTGAAAAACTTTAGCAGAGCGGAAGAGAATCTAATAGTCCAGCAAGTCCTGGGTCTTGCTAAAGCTGGTGTCAACGTCTTGGTGGTAGGAGGAAAGGTCGACGAATGGGCCCTCTTCCATGCTGACAGGTACAAGATAATGGTGGTGCGGCTGACCTCCCGGGTGGAGCTGCAGCGCCTTTGCAAAACGGTGGGTGCCACCGTGCTCCTCAAGGCCAGCCTGCCATCGCCCGAGGACATTGGGCACTGCTACCGTGTCTACACCACGGAGATTGGCAGCACCACCGTGGTGGTCTTCAGTCAACATGGCACCACTTGTCCTTTGGCCACCGTTGTGCTCCGAGGGGCCACCAGCGCGATGCTGCATTGTCTGGAGGAAGCCATCCGAGATGGGGTGCATGCTTACAAGGCCTTGGGCACCGATGCACGGCTCTTGCCAGGGGCCGGGGCCACTGAGATGGCCCTCTCGGTGCGCCTGAGCACTCTGGGGATGTACTACCCCGGATCCGAGCAGTACGGCATCTTGGAGTTCTCCCAAGCTTTGAAAAGTCTCCCGGCCACCCTGGCGGATAATTCAGGCCTTCCAGTCAATGAGGTAATGGCCAAGATGGAAGTGCAGCACCAACTGGGCCTGCAGAACACAGGTATCATGCTGGGCGTGGAGGAGGCCGCCACCATGGACGCCACCAAGGAAGGTGTGCTAGATCCGTTCCTGGTGAAGTGCCGAGGCATTCTCCTGGCCACTCAGATAGCAGTGACGCTGCTGGGGGTCAACGAGGTCATGGTTGCGAAGAAGAGTGGGGGTCCCAAACCACGGGGAGAAAACCCCAACTGGGACCAAGAGCCAGACGCCCTGGACTGA